In Vreelandella piezotolerans, one genomic interval encodes:
- a CDS encoding ribonuclease J, which translates to MNLTLYGYDDQWIAVDCGMMIRQDLPNSPLQVPNTETLEALKITPKALFITHGHEDHIGAVAWLWPKWGCPIFATPLAAGLLRYKFAEHQLSSAAIQTIEPGEAVESSPFTLRYLSVTHSIPESCAIMMQAGDYRILHTGDWKLDPTPLIGSPVNAAQFRALAPVDLLVGDSTNAPMPGQSASEGDVAKALANTLSACTGRVVVSCFASNLARVLAIGLAAQASGRRVSLMGRSMERMVSVARGLGYLDDFPPLVPAHDLGYLPPEEVVIIATGSQGEPRAALQRLAQRRHPFVDLEPGDSVIFSAKAIPGNERPIEQLKKRLLQLDVTLFDETNHPELHATGHPAQEELRKLYQWVRPKMLLPVHGEARHQAAHQALAEELGIQAPLTPVNGDMLVLDQQGLRCETRYPQPPCIVNQNSVVAHPGLDTGHSSARRGSLFLALPVAATETGWCRIGRLMLDASGASPMDEDSFSEWLDEQLDEITADTLADLRHALQPRLVHWLANHLQHMPEVHLQIMAAEMPTIEELNDEP; encoded by the coding sequence ATGAACCTCACGCTGTATGGGTATGACGATCAGTGGATCGCCGTTGATTGCGGCATGATGATTCGCCAAGACCTGCCGAATTCTCCGCTTCAAGTCCCCAACACGGAAACCCTGGAAGCGCTCAAGATCACCCCCAAAGCCCTGTTCATTACCCACGGCCATGAAGACCACATCGGCGCCGTGGCGTGGCTTTGGCCCAAATGGGGCTGCCCGATTTTTGCCACCCCACTCGCAGCGGGACTCTTGCGCTACAAGTTTGCCGAACATCAGCTCAGTAGCGCAGCGATCCAGACCATCGAACCGGGGGAGGCAGTAGAGAGTAGCCCCTTCACCCTTCGCTATCTCAGCGTTACCCACTCCATCCCCGAGAGCTGCGCCATCATGATGCAAGCGGGGGATTACCGCATTCTCCACACGGGTGATTGGAAACTGGACCCAACCCCGCTCATTGGCTCACCGGTCAATGCGGCTCAATTCAGAGCACTGGCACCGGTCGATTTGCTGGTAGGGGATTCAACCAACGCGCCCATGCCGGGACAGTCCGCCAGCGAAGGGGACGTTGCCAAGGCGTTGGCGAACACGCTGAGCGCTTGCACAGGCAGGGTGGTCGTGTCTTGCTTTGCCAGCAACCTAGCGCGGGTATTGGCCATTGGTTTGGCAGCCCAGGCGAGTGGACGCCGGGTTAGCCTGATGGGCCGCTCGATGGAGCGGATGGTGAGTGTGGCCAGAGGCCTGGGCTATTTGGACGACTTCCCGCCCCTGGTGCCCGCCCATGACCTGGGCTACCTCCCCCCTGAAGAGGTCGTGATCATTGCCACCGGTAGCCAGGGCGAGCCTCGCGCCGCCTTGCAACGATTGGCCCAGCGTCGCCACCCCTTTGTCGATTTAGAACCGGGCGATAGCGTGATTTTTTCTGCCAAAGCCATTCCAGGCAATGAGCGCCCCATCGAGCAGCTTAAAAAGCGTTTGTTGCAACTCGATGTCACGCTGTTCGATGAAACGAACCATCCCGAGCTTCACGCTACCGGACACCCTGCCCAGGAAGAGCTTAGAAAGCTCTATCAGTGGGTCAGACCCAAAATGCTGCTACCGGTGCATGGCGAGGCTCGCCATCAAGCGGCGCATCAAGCGCTTGCCGAAGAGCTGGGCATTCAAGCACCGCTGACGCCTGTGAATGGCGACATGCTAGTGCTCGACCAGCAAGGGTTACGCTGCGAGACGCGCTATCCTCAGCCTCCCTGCATCGTCAATCAAAATAGCGTAGTCGCTCATCCTGGCTTGGATACGGGCCACTCCTCGGCACGTCGCGGCAGCCTTTTTTTGGCTTTGCCGGTAGCGGCCACCGAGACGGGCTGGTGCCGCATTGGACGCTTGATGCTGGATGCTAGCGGGGCCAGCCCCATGGATGAAGACAGCTTTAGCGAGTGGCTGGACGAGCAGCTCGATGAGATCACCGCAGATACGCTAGCCGATTTACGCCATGCGCTACAGCCTCGGTTGGTACACTGGTTGGCGAATCACTTGCAGCATATGCCCGAGGTGCACCTGCAGATCATGGCCGCCGAGATGCCAACCATCGAGGAATTGAACGACGAGCCTTGA